A DNA window from Acidimicrobiales bacterium contains the following coding sequences:
- a CDS encoding flagellar motor protein MotB, translating into MAKRKKKAEDAGEGFLTTYADMVTLLMAFFVMLFAMSSVDDAKFLTMLKGLEEAFGNSAYQQFILQGGPSLIGANQPNGSPSPTAGGAITVVAIDRDLSEIAEAVRNATESEPSSSTEDPDEVDNPRVLDLSELVEVEAALLEATTRLGIEDSVTTRISAEGLTIVLSTDDILFRSGSSDLEAGMGQEFVGVVAGVLADFDNPIKVHGHTDDVPLDQPGYSNWDLSASRAIAVSDLLIEQFGISPTRMEVVGHADTRPLVENNSDENRAKNRRVEIVVSIDPLDDSMIDSIEPDQQDPTQVPTQTGPPADAIDGIRVDLGGDLSRIVG; encoded by the coding sequence GTGGCGAAACGAAAGAAGAAGGCCGAAGATGCCGGCGAGGGGTTCCTGACCACCTATGCCGACATGGTCACCCTGCTCATGGCGTTCTTCGTCATGTTGTTCGCCATGTCTTCGGTGGACGATGCCAAGTTCTTGACCATGCTGAAGGGCCTCGAGGAGGCCTTCGGCAATTCGGCCTATCAACAGTTCATCCTCCAGGGTGGGCCTTCGCTCATCGGGGCAAACCAGCCCAACGGATCGCCCAGCCCCACAGCCGGTGGGGCCATCACCGTGGTGGCCATCGACCGCGACCTGTCAGAGATCGCCGAGGCCGTTCGCAACGCCACCGAGTCCGAGCCGTCTTCAAGTACCGAAGACCCAGACGAGGTCGACAACCCTAGGGTGCTCGACCTGTCAGAGTTGGTCGAGGTCGAGGCTGCCCTTCTCGAGGCCACCACCCGACTGGGAATCGAAGACTCGGTCACAACACGCATAAGCGCCGAAGGTCTCACCATCGTGTTGTCGACCGATGACATCTTGTTTCGAAGCGGCAGCTCCGACCTCGAAGCGGGAATGGGCCAAGAGTTCGTAGGAGTTGTCGCCGGCGTGCTCGCCGACTTCGACAACCCCATAAAAGTCCACGGTCACACAGACGACGTGCCCCTCGATCAGCCCGGCTACTCGAACTGGGATCTGTCAGCGTCTCGCGCCATTGCGGTCAGCGATCTGTTGATAGAGCAGTTCGGCATCTCGCCCACCCGCATGGAGGTGGTCGGACACGCCGACACCAGGCCGCTGGTCGAGAACAACTCTGATGAGAATCGGGCCAAGAACCGTCGTGTCGAGATAGTGGTGTCGATAGATCCGCTGGATGACTCGATGATCGACTCGATCGAGCCCGACCAGCAGGACCCAACCCAGGTTCCAACCCAAACCGGTCCGCCTGCCGATGCCATCGACGGCATCAGGGTCGATCTGGGCGGCGACCTGTCGCGAATCGTCGGATGA
- a CDS encoding motility protein A yields MDPLTLIGLGLVFVAIIVSTIMDGNSFGPLIGPSSFVLVLFGALGAALSGYRMDDAKRLPKGFIVAFTGSPDNPDDLVTQLMNYAEAARREGILALEEGLDDLENQFLRSGLQMVVDGLEGEEVRQVMEAEIIAMEARHESMIGLFKKIVEYCPTLGMIGTVIGLINILGNLSDPSALGTGMALALLTTLYGVFFANVIFGPVAQKLSVLNELELASKELTVEGILAIREGATPRHLVERLEAYLQPELRIGSKARLEKSA; encoded by the coding sequence ATGGATCCACTCACGCTAATCGGGCTGGGCCTCGTATTCGTCGCCATCATCGTCTCGACGATCATGGACGGCAACTCGTTCGGCCCCCTGATAGGCCCGTCCTCGTTCGTGCTGGTGTTGTTCGGCGCCCTCGGTGCTGCGCTGTCCGGCTATCGAATGGACGACGCAAAGCGTTTGCCCAAGGGTTTCATCGTGGCCTTCACGGGATCGCCTGACAATCCAGACGATCTGGTGACCCAGTTGATGAACTATGCCGAGGCTGCCAGGCGCGAGGGAATCCTCGCCCTCGAAGAAGGCCTCGACGATCTGGAGAACCAGTTCTTGCGGTCGGGCCTGCAGATGGTAGTGGACGGCCTCGAAGGCGAGGAGGTCCGCCAGGTGATGGAGGCCGAGATCATCGCCATGGAAGCCAGGCACGAGTCGATGATCGGTCTGTTCAAGAAGATCGTCGAGTACTGCCCGACCCTGGGCATGATCGGCACCGTCATCGGCCTCATCAACATTCTCGGCAACCTGTCGGACCCGTCGGCTCTGGGTACCGGCATGGCCTTGGCCCTGTTGACGACCCTCTACGGCGTGTTCTTCGCCAACGTCATCTTCGGTCCTGTGGCCCAGAAGCTGTCGGTGCTGAACGAACTGGAGCTGGCATCAAAGGAGCTGACCGTCGAGGGAATCCTGGCGATCCGCGAGGGAGCCACTCCACGACACCTGGTCGAGCGGCTCGAGGCCTACCTGCAGCCAGAGCTGCGCATCGGCTCGAAGGCCCGCCTCGAGAAGTCGGCCTAA
- a CDS encoding flagellar FliJ family protein — protein MSGRESRLDVVARIRRLRERSAQRQLADAQLRYQRAHEKIEELRKPALEADDHLDVVKLMALRIQGIRSAEEFELAAEELRHTNAEVAEAMEAVRHATSRRKAVENLAERRRLASAAVAARASQAALDELVIMREAMKDRSWMDD, from the coding sequence ATGAGCGGCCGGGAATCTCGCCTCGATGTCGTGGCCCGCATTCGGCGGCTCCGCGAACGCAGCGCCCAGCGACAGTTGGCCGACGCCCAGCTGCGCTACCAGCGCGCCCACGAGAAGATCGAAGAGCTGCGCAAGCCTGCTCTCGAAGCTGACGACCACCTCGACGTCGTGAAGCTGATGGCCCTGCGCATCCAGGGCATCCGCAGCGCTGAAGAGTTCGAGCTGGCGGCCGAAGAGCTTCGCCACACCAACGCCGAAGTCGCCGAGGCGATGGAGGCGGTGCGCCACGCCACCAGCCGTCGCAAGGCGGTCGAGAACCTGGCAGAGCGCAGGCGGCTCGCGTCCGCTGCGGTGGCGGCCCGTGCGTCCCAAGCCGCTTTGGACGAGCTCGTGATCATGAGGGAAGCCATGAAGGACAGGAGCTGGATGGATGACTGA
- a CDS encoding flagellar basal body-associated FliL family protein codes for MADEKEKEEGGKGGLMGKLKFVIVGVVALGAGYFLFGGGGGETSAAPTTTIALADLADGAILPVGSLTVNLTDEQPHFGRVAFSVVLVEGTDPTTIEPKLPLLLDAALKRLSNYTAAELRTSAGQERLRSELTADAIELLNDEMTRVVKRVVLTDLLVQ; via the coding sequence ATGGCCGATGAGAAGGAGAAGGAGGAGGGCGGCAAGGGCGGCCTGATGGGCAAGCTCAAGTTCGTCATCGTTGGCGTCGTTGCCCTCGGCGCTGGCTACTTCCTCTTCGGCGGGGGCGGCGGTGAGACCTCGGCCGCACCGACCACCACCATCGCACTGGCCGACCTGGCCGACGGGGCGATCCTGCCGGTGGGCAGCCTCACCGTGAACCTCACCGACGAGCAACCGCACTTCGGTCGCGTTGCATTCTCGGTAGTACTGGTCGAGGGCACCGACCCGACAACCATCGAGCCCAAGCTGCCCTTGTTGCTGGACGCGGCCCTGAAGCGGCTCTCCAACTACACCGCAGCCGAACTGCGCACCAGCGCAGGTCAAGAACGCCTGCGCAGCGAGCTGACAGCCGACGCGATCGAGTTGTTGAACGACGAAATGACGCGGGTCGTGAAGCGAGTGGTGCTCACCGATCTGCTCGTGCAGTGA
- a CDS encoding flagellar hook capping FlgD N-terminal domain-containing protein, whose protein sequence is MISSITPSLKSAEGSTGLGSMSTDLFMELLVAQLRHQNPMEPMDGSALLQQTSQLANVEAVQQLASLQSHIVGIGQFSTASAMIGRTVVADHPAAGEITGVVSAVRASPSGPILSVDGYEVSIDEVLEVRADA, encoded by the coding sequence ATGATCAGCTCGATAACGCCCAGTCTCAAATCGGCCGAAGGATCAACCGGTCTCGGCTCCATGAGCACAGACCTGTTCATGGAGCTGCTGGTTGCCCAGCTCAGGCATCAGAACCCAATGGAACCCATGGATGGTTCGGCGCTGCTGCAGCAGACCAGCCAGTTGGCCAACGTCGAGGCTGTGCAACAACTTGCGAGCCTCCAGTCGCACATCGTCGGCATCGGCCAGTTCAGTACCGCCTCGGCCATGATCGGGCGAACCGTCGTGGCCGACCACCCGGCTGCCGGCGAGATAACCGGCGTGGTGTCCGCTGTGAGGGCGTCACCAAGCGGGCCGATTCTCAGCGTCGACGGCTACGAGGTGTCCATCGACGAAGTCCTCGAAGTGCGGGCCGACGCCTAG
- the lgt gene encoding prolipoprotein diacylglyceryl transferase, producing MGLGVIAAVLLSQRRWASCGHDPDDIATVATWAVPAGVVGGRLYHVITDNQRFRGQWLDAFKIWEGGLGVWGAVAGGAVGAYVVAKRRGYDLGDLFYATAPAIPLAQAIGRFGNYFNQELFGRPTDVPWALEIDPAHRPTGYEAFETFHPTFLYEALWNLAVVAAVIWVVPRVLPNLRRGFHFAAYVFLYTIGRLWIELMRIDSANKVLGVRLNVWTSIIVGSVAAGLIWYGNRSRSRLPEASAESVT from the coding sequence ATCGGGCTTGGCGTCATCGCCGCAGTGCTGTTGTCTCAGCGTCGGTGGGCCAGCTGCGGCCACGACCCCGACGACATCGCCACCGTGGCTACCTGGGCCGTCCCGGCGGGTGTCGTGGGTGGTCGGCTGTATCACGTGATCACCGACAACCAGCGGTTTCGAGGCCAGTGGCTCGATGCTTTCAAGATCTGGGAAGGCGGCCTTGGCGTGTGGGGGGCCGTTGCTGGTGGAGCCGTCGGTGCCTACGTGGTCGCCAAGCGTCGCGGCTACGACCTCGGAGACCTCTTTTATGCCACCGCGCCGGCGATTCCTTTGGCCCAGGCCATCGGCCGGTTCGGCAACTATTTCAATCAGGAGCTGTTCGGGCGTCCTACCGACGTTCCCTGGGCGCTCGAGATAGACCCCGCACACCGCCCGACCGGATACGAGGCCTTCGAGACGTTCCACCCGACTTTCCTGTACGAGGCCCTGTGGAATCTGGCGGTGGTTGCGGCGGTCATCTGGGTGGTGCCACGAGTGTTGCCCAACCTGAGGCGTGGGTTTCACTTCGCCGCCTACGTGTTCCTGTACACGATCGGCCGGCTCTGGATAGAGCTGATGCGAATCGACTCGGCCAACAAGGTTCTCGGCGTTCGGCTGAATGTGTGGACCAGCATCATCGTCGGCTCCGTCGCAGCGGGGCTGATCTGGTACGGCAACCGCAGTCGAAGCCGCCTGCCCGAGGCTTCCGCGGAATCGGTGACCTAA
- the fliE gene encoding flagellar hook-basal body complex protein FliE gives MIPSVSGIGGAAVGRMASPQAAGAGFGDALQGALQSVSDKERAADSMVTALAAGEDVELSDVAVATTEAALAVELLVTVRDQAVSAYQQIASLQL, from the coding sequence ATGATTCCGTCCGTTTCAGGCATCGGCGGCGCAGCCGTCGGTCGCATGGCTTCTCCGCAGGCCGCGGGTGCGGGCTTCGGAGACGCGCTTCAGGGCGCACTCCAGTCGGTGTCGGACAAGGAACGAGCCGCAGACTCTATGGTCACCGCGCTGGCCGCCGGCGAAGACGTCGAGTTGAGCGATGTGGCGGTGGCCACCACCGAGGCCGCGTTGGCGGTCGAGTTGCTGGTGACGGTGAGAGACCAGGCGGTTTCGGCGTACCAGCAGATTGCGAGCCTGCAGCTGTGA
- a CDS encoding FliI/YscN family ATPase codes for MLTDRARESTAVSRHPIEVVSDLTRSVAAVETVDRRGRLARVTEGRVEVRGLQVRHGDMLAISGQGHEVLAQTIAVTPHGAIAALFDVSDGLGQGDQVRLIDDPPVRASAALLGRVIDALGRPLDDKGPLVGERVELRNERPNPLRRTRIDKPLSTGVRVIDVMTPLAKGQRMGLFGGSGVGKSTLLGMMARGVDSDLNVVALIGERGREVREMIEDELGPEGMARSVVVVATSDEPAIMRRRAGELAVRLAEYFADAGSDVTLFFDSLTRLAMAERELGLAAGEPPTARGYTPSVFALLPALLERTGPRERGSITGLFTVLVDGDDMNDPIADSARSILDGHIVLDRRLAHQGRYPAVDPLASISRLASAISEPEDAAAATSLRAMMAAVEEVRDLVEVGAYAPGSNPTADQGLLIEADIRALLGQAPDDLVHADESRERAKAIVERVR; via the coding sequence ATGTTGACCGACCGCGCCCGCGAATCCACTGCGGTTTCTCGCCACCCCATCGAGGTGGTGAGCGATCTGACGCGCAGTGTCGCAGCCGTCGAAACCGTCGACAGGCGCGGTCGCCTGGCCCGGGTCACAGAGGGCAGGGTCGAGGTCAGAGGTCTTCAGGTCAGGCATGGGGACATGCTGGCCATATCGGGCCAGGGCCACGAGGTTCTCGCCCAAACGATCGCGGTGACACCCCATGGGGCGATAGCGGCCCTGTTCGATGTCAGCGACGGCTTGGGCCAGGGCGACCAGGTGCGCCTCATCGACGATCCACCCGTGCGGGCCAGTGCTGCCCTGTTGGGTCGGGTCATCGACGCGCTTGGCCGGCCGCTCGACGACAAGGGCCCGCTGGTCGGCGAGCGGGTCGAGCTTCGCAACGAACGGCCCAACCCGCTGCGCCGTACGCGAATCGACAAGCCGCTGTCGACCGGTGTTCGTGTGATCGATGTGATGACTCCGCTGGCCAAGGGCCAGCGCATGGGCCTGTTCGGTGGCTCAGGTGTGGGCAAGTCGACCTTGCTGGGCATGATGGCCCGCGGTGTCGACTCGGATCTGAACGTCGTCGCCCTGATCGGCGAGCGCGGCCGAGAGGTCCGCGAGATGATCGAAGACGAGCTGGGCCCAGAGGGTATGGCGCGCAGTGTTGTCGTGGTCGCGACCTCCGACGAGCCTGCCATCATGCGTCGACGCGCCGGCGAGCTGGCTGTGCGACTGGCCGAGTACTTCGCCGATGCCGGTTCGGACGTGACATTGTTCTTCGACTCTCTGACCCGGCTGGCCATGGCCGAGCGCGAATTGGGTCTGGCCGCAGGTGAGCCACCGACCGCGCGTGGCTACACCCCTTCGGTGTTCGCACTGCTGCCCGCCTTGCTGGAGCGAACCGGCCCGCGCGAGCGGGGCTCGATCACCGGCCTGTTCACAGTGCTGGTCGACGGCGACGACATGAACGACCCCATCGCCGACAGCGCCCGGTCGATTCTGGACGGCCACATCGTGCTGGATCGACGTCTGGCCCACCAGGGTCGCTACCCCGCGGTCGATCCTTTGGCATCGATCAGTCGCCTGGCTTCGGCCATCAGCGAACCCGAAGACGCCGCTGCGGCCACATCTCTGCGGGCCATGATGGCGGCGGTCGAAGAGGTGCGCGACCTCGTCGAAGTGGGCGCGTACGCACCCGGTTCGAACCCCACCGCCGACCAGGGCCTGCTGATCGAGGCCGACATCAGGGCTTTGCTCGGTCAGGCCCCCGATGATCTGGTACACGCCGATGAGTCGCGTGAACGGGCCAAGGCGATCGTCGAGAGGGTCCGATGA
- a CDS encoding lytic transglycosylase domain-containing protein: MTEISRISSQAALPTISRMTGLVRFADLLATAQPMGPELNLPDQLEPTALAPAWAPNAGSIPGIVGGSTLSSGAVGALPERAGQWISHIESAAARYGLDPNLLTALVWTESAFRPDAVSPAGAIGLGQLMPGTAAGLGVDPNDPVANLDGAARYLRQQLDRFGSVDLALAAYNAGPGRVERSGGIPNIAETQAYVRIVSSRFETLKGRADGAIADSTQPGQPATGEA; the protein is encoded by the coding sequence ATGACTGAGATCTCCCGCATCTCGTCGCAGGCAGCACTGCCGACCATCTCGCGGATGACCGGGCTGGTTCGGTTTGCCGACCTGCTGGCCACCGCGCAGCCGATGGGCCCAGAGCTGAACCTTCCCGATCAACTCGAGCCGACCGCGCTGGCTCCTGCCTGGGCTCCCAACGCCGGATCCATTCCTGGCATCGTCGGCGGTTCGACACTGTCTAGTGGGGCGGTCGGGGCGCTGCCAGAGCGAGCCGGTCAGTGGATCTCCCACATCGAATCCGCAGCCGCACGCTACGGGCTCGACCCAAACCTGCTGACTGCCCTGGTGTGGACCGAGTCGGCCTTCAGGCCCGATGCCGTATCCCCCGCGGGTGCGATCGGCCTGGGTCAGCTGATGCCGGGAACCGCGGCCGGCCTGGGTGTCGATCCCAACGATCCGGTGGCCAACCTCGACGGAGCTGCCAGGTATCTGCGCCAACAACTCGATCGGTTCGGTTCTGTCGATCTGGCCCTGGCGGCCTACAACGCCGGGCCGGGCAGGGTCGAGCGTTCGGGTGGCATCCCCAACATCGCCGAAACACAGGCCTACGTGCGCATCGTCTCGTCTCGGTTCGAGACCCTCAAGGGTCGGGCCGACGGAGCGATCGCCGACAGCACCCAGCCCGGGCAACCGGCGACAGGAGAAGCATGA
- a CDS encoding flagellar hook protein FlgE codes for MLRSMFAGVSGLRSHQTVMDVVGNNIANVNTAGFKASTVTFAESISQVLRGASGTSADRAGINPAQIGLGVKVAQIEGVFTQGASQATGRNTDLAIQGDGFFIVDDGAGGRAYTRLGSFTFDELGMLATGAGAFVQGWQADASGAIDTNGPVQNLQVPLGQVIDPIPTSEVSVGGSLSSDTAIGGVATTSIEIFDSLGVAHELMLTFTKTALNDWSVAGTIDGNAATLAPAVVQFDTSGQLTSAPTLALSGYTPPGAAALTFDIELGSSLPLVQFGGESTMEAKNKDGQAIGHLTGFSISDTGVIDGQFSNGESKTLGQIATASFSNPAGLLRATDSTYQVSVNSGEPLVGMPGTGNRGLMSSGTLEMSNVDLSREFTNLIIAQRGFQANSRVITTTDELLSDLVNIKR; via the coding sequence ATGCTGCGATCAATGTTTGCCGGAGTCAGCGGCCTTCGGAGCCATCAGACGGTCATGGACGTTGTCGGCAACAACATCGCGAACGTCAACACGGCCGGCTTCAAAGCCAGCACCGTGACCTTTGCGGAGTCGATCTCTCAGGTACTGAGAGGCGCTTCGGGCACATCGGCCGACCGCGCCGGAATCAACCCGGCCCAGATCGGTCTGGGTGTCAAGGTGGCCCAGATCGAAGGTGTGTTCACACAGGGCGCCAGCCAGGCGACCGGCCGCAACACCGACCTCGCCATCCAGGGCGACGGGTTCTTCATCGTCGATGACGGTGCCGGAGGCCGCGCCTATACCAGGCTCGGTTCTTTCACATTCGACGAGTTGGGCATGCTGGCCACCGGTGCCGGAGCCTTCGTGCAGGGCTGGCAGGCAGACGCCAGTGGAGCTATCGACACGAATGGACCGGTGCAGAACCTGCAGGTTCCGCTGGGTCAGGTGATCGACCCGATTCCGACCAGCGAGGTTTCGGTGGGCGGCAGCCTTTCGTCGGATACCGCCATCGGTGGGGTGGCGACAACTTCGATCGAGATCTTCGACTCGCTGGGCGTGGCCCACGAGCTGATGCTCACCTTCACCAAGACGGCGCTGAACGATTGGAGCGTCGCAGGCACCATCGACGGCAACGCGGCAACGCTCGCCCCCGCCGTCGTGCAGTTCGACACCTCCGGCCAGCTCACCAGCGCCCCAACGTTGGCCCTGTCCGGCTATACCCCTCCCGGCGCTGCGGCGTTGACCTTCGACATCGAACTGGGCTCGAGCCTTCCTCTCGTTCAGTTCGGTGGCGAGTCGACTATGGAGGCCAAGAACAAGGACGGCCAGGCCATCGGTCACCTGACGGGATTCTCGATTTCGGACACCGGCGTCATCGACGGCCAGTTCTCGAACGGCGAGAGCAAGACCCTGGGCCAGATTGCCACCGCCTCGTTCTCGAACCCTGCCGGCTTGTTGAGGGCCACCGACTCGACATATCAGGTGTCGGTCAACTCGGGTGAGCCTCTGGTGGGCATGCCAGGCACCGGCAATCGCGGGCTCATGTCGAGCGGCACGCTCGAGATGTCGAACGTCGACCTGTCGCGCGAGTTCACCAACCTCATCATCGCCCAGCGCGGCTTCCAGGCGAACTCTCGTGTGATCACGACTACTGACGAGCTGTTGTCTGATCTCGTGAACATCAAGCGGTAG
- a CDS encoding flagellar basal body rod C-terminal domain-containing protein has protein sequence MSGPFDAIEFAATGASMASTWMDVLGHNLANVNTTTRTGEEPFRAKYLIVKENSRREGVDMADIVSVAGDAPLRYDPDNPLADEDGLVQGPLIDVAGQMSDMILASRHYQLNLQVVRAAEEAYQAALGIGRP, from the coding sequence ATGAGCGGGCCCTTTGATGCGATCGAGTTCGCCGCGACGGGTGCGTCTATGGCGAGCACATGGATGGACGTTCTGGGCCACAACCTGGCCAACGTCAACACGACCACCCGCACCGGCGAAGAGCCCTTCAGGGCCAAGTATCTGATTGTCAAGGAGAACTCGCGCCGCGAGGGCGTCGACATGGCCGACATCGTGTCTGTAGCCGGCGATGCCCCACTGCGATACGACCCCGACAATCCGCTGGCCGACGAGGATGGATTGGTCCAAGGACCTCTGATCGACGTGGCCGGCCAGATGTCGGACATGATCCTCGCCAGCCGGCACTACCAGCTGAACCTGCAGGTCGTCAGGGCCGCCGAAGAGGCGTACCAGGCGGCGCTGGGTATCGGGAGGCCGTGA
- a CDS encoding flagellar FlbD family protein, with protein sequence MILVHRLKGEPMYINADLIEFIEATPDTVITLADGRKMVVAEAPHEIVERSKMFRASVIAVTDQLRQESAPALSLLRSDEE encoded by the coding sequence ATGATTCTCGTGCATCGGCTTAAGGGTGAGCCCATGTACATCAACGCCGATCTGATCGAGTTCATCGAGGCCACGCCCGACACCGTCATCACGCTGGCCGATGGCCGCAAGATGGTTGTTGCCGAGGCCCCGCACGAGATCGTCGAGCGTTCCAAGATGTTCAGGGCTTCGGTAATCGCTGTGACGGATCAGCTGAGGCAGGAATCGGCGCCGGCGTTGAGCCTGCTGCGATCAGACGAGGAGTGA
- a CDS encoding HAD-IC family P-type ATPase — protein sequence MSSARTPASSGLTAQEVEQRKREGRVNVALDGPSRTIAQIYRANIFTTVNMIMGTLLVLILVAGKPGDALFAGVIVSNSVIGIVQEIRAKRTLDELALLNAPVARVVRDGQELHVAVDEVVEDDLLVVGPGDQVVVDGTVIEAVGLDMDESLLTGESDAVSKSEGDEVLSGSFVASGSGRFVATRIGAGSYANSLAQEAKRFTLVNSELRNGISLILKWLTVIIPPVGILLLWRLLDAEPTWQLALQGTVAAAVAMVPDGLVLLTSITFIVGILALAKRQALAKELASVELLARVDVLCLDKTGTITTGEIAYGALDIVEGDEPTIESALASLAAADPNPNATLAAIARAHPDAPTWDATAVVPFSSARKWAATSFGTHGTWVLGAPEMVMTTFDEDRLAQHTQAGRRVVMLASSAQPLDPDAPELPSDLTARALVLLEDEVRPDAPEILRFLVEQGISLRVISGDHPATVAAVAARAGVPQTESGFDARDLPDDEDQLATILTTSAVFGRVTPHQKRAMVKALQSQGHVVAMTGDGVNDVLALKDADMGIAMGSGSAASRSVAQLTLLDNRFSTLPLVLSEGRKVINNIERVATLFVAKAAYAVLLALGSGLFGSPFPFLPRHLTLIGTFSIGVPGFFLALAPNDTRARSGFIKRIVSVAVPTGAVAAVATFTAYEIVRRSDATLTEARTAATVVLLSVGLAILAAAARPINKRRALLVSSMAAAYTLISAIGPLNTFFELDAPPAIHWLTMLVASSVGAVLVLLIAHRVDPRPFRTR from the coding sequence ATGTCCTCGGCCAGAACCCCCGCCTCATCGGGCCTCACTGCCCAAGAGGTCGAACAGCGCAAGCGCGAGGGGCGAGTGAACGTCGCACTCGACGGCCCCAGCCGAACCATCGCCCAGATCTACCGGGCCAACATCTTCACCACGGTCAACATGATCATGGGCACCTTGTTGGTGCTGATCCTGGTGGCGGGCAAGCCCGGCGACGCCCTGTTTGCCGGCGTCATCGTGTCGAACTCGGTCATCGGCATCGTGCAAGAGATTCGCGCCAAGCGCACACTCGACGAGCTCGCCCTGCTGAACGCGCCCGTGGCCCGGGTCGTACGCGACGGCCAGGAACTGCACGTCGCGGTAGACGAGGTGGTCGAGGACGATCTGCTCGTAGTGGGCCCGGGCGACCAAGTCGTTGTCGACGGCACGGTCATAGAGGCAGTGGGGCTCGACATGGACGAGAGCCTGCTGACCGGCGAATCCGATGCCGTCTCCAAGTCGGAGGGCGACGAGGTCCTGTCAGGAAGCTTCGTGGCCTCCGGATCGGGCCGCTTCGTGGCCACCCGAATCGGAGCCGGCAGCTACGCCAACAGCCTGGCCCAGGAAGCCAAACGGTTCACTCTGGTAAACAGCGAGCTGCGCAACGGGATCTCTCTGATCCTCAAGTGGCTCACCGTGATCATCCCACCGGTGGGCATCTTGTTGTTGTGGCGCCTGCTGGACGCCGAACCAACGTGGCAGCTGGCGCTTCAGGGCACCGTGGCGGCGGCAGTGGCGATGGTGCCGGACGGTCTGGTTTTGCTTACCAGCATCACCTTCATCGTGGGCATCCTCGCCCTTGCCAAACGACAGGCGTTGGCCAAGGAGTTGGCATCGGTCGAATTGTTGGCCCGTGTAGATGTGTTGTGCCTGGACAAGACCGGCACCATCACAACCGGCGAGATCGCCTATGGCGCGCTGGACATAGTCGAGGGCGACGAGCCCACCATCGAAAGCGCGCTGGCTTCGCTGGCGGCGGCCGACCCAAACCCCAACGCAACGCTGGCCGCCATAGCCAGGGCGCATCCCGACGCGCCGACCTGGGACGCCACTGCCGTCGTTCCGTTCAGCTCGGCCCGCAAGTGGGCTGCAACCTCGTTCGGAACCCACGGCACCTGGGTGCTCGGCGCTCCTGAGATGGTCATGACGACCTTCGACGAAGATCGTCTGGCCCAGCACACGCAAGCGGGCCGCCGGGTGGTGATGCTGGCGTCCAGCGCCCAGCCTCTCGACCCCGACGCACCCGAGCTCCCATCCGACCTGACCGCACGCGCTCTCGTCCTGCTCGAAGACGAGGTCAGGCCCGATGCGCCCGAGATCCTGAGGTTCCTCGTCGAGCAAGGAATCTCTCTTCGGGTCATATCCGGAGACCATCCCGCCACGGTCGCAGCCGTTGCGGCTCGAGCCGGAGTTCCCCAGACCGAGTCCGGTTTCGACGCCCGCGACCTGCCAGACGACGAAGACCAGCTGGCAACGATCCTGACCACGTCCGCAGTATTTGGTCGCGTAACCCCTCACCAGAAGCGAGCCATGGTCAAGGCGCTGCAAAGTCAGGGACACGTGGTTGCCATGACCGGCGACGGCGTCAACGACGTATTGGCCCTGAAAGACGCCGACATGGGCATCGCCATGGGCTCGGGCTCGGCAGCCAGTCGGTCGGTCGCCCAGTTGACCCTGCTGGACAATCGGTTCTCTACGCTGCCGCTGGTGTTGTCCGAGGGCCGCAAGGTGATCAACAACATCGAGCGGGTTGCGACCCTGTTCGTAGCCAAGGCCGCGTACGCGGTCTTGCTGGCGCTGGGCTCGGGCCTGTTCGGTTCACCGTTTCCGTTCCTGCCGCGTCATCTGACCCTGATAGGCACGTTCTCGATCGGTGTGCCCGGTTTCTTTCTGGCGTTGGCTCCCAACGACACCCGCGCCCGATCCGGGTTCATCAAGCGCATCGTCTCGGTTGCTGTTCCGACCGGTGCCGTGGCCGCAGTGGCAACTTTCACTGCATACGAAATCGTGCGGCGCAGCGACGCGACACTGACCGAGGCCCGTACCGCCGCCACCGTGGTGTTGCTGTCGGTGGGTCTAGCGATTCTGGCCGCGGCAGCCAGGCCCATCAACAAGCGTCGCGCCCTGCTGGTCTCGTCGATGGCCGCCGCCTACACCCTCATCAGTGCGATCGGGCCGCTCAACACGTTCTTCGAACTCGACGCCCCGCCCGCCATCCATTGGCTGACGATGCTCGTTGCATCGAGCGTCGGAGCTGTGTTGGTCTTGTTGATAGCCCACCGTGTAGACCCGCGTCCGTTCCGAACAAGGTGA